One Candidatus Hydrogenedentota bacterium DNA window includes the following coding sequences:
- a CDS encoding PHP domain-containing protein: MSAGFVHLHVHSEFSVLDGACTIETMLDRCVDYGMRSCALTDHGALFGAVEFFQEAGKRG; encoded by the coding sequence ATGAGCGCGGGCTTCGTACACCTGCACGTGCATTCGGAGTTCTCGGTGCTGGACGGAGCGTGCACGATCGAGACGATGCTCGACCGCTGCGTCGACTACGGCATGCGTTCCTGCGCGCTCACGGACCACGGCGCGCTTTTCGGCGCGGTCGAGTTCTTCCAGGAAGCCGGGAAACGCGGGA